Genomic DNA from uncultured Fibrobacter sp.:
CGCCCTTCGGGCGAACTGTGCCTGTTCCGCGAAATCATTGCGAACAATATGATGTTCTTGCGCCGAAACGCCTTTATGCTTCGCGAAAATTTACGGCAAGTCGTCGTCGATACCTTGAAAAAATGCGACGTTACTGTGTTGCAGGTTCCTGCCTTTATTACGGCGCCTGCTCCCAGGGCTGCGTTTTTCTGGAAGGGGTTGCGGCCGGTTCTGCTTTTGCCGACGTCCCGTACAAGTGACAGCGATTTTTTGGAAGCGGTGTCGCACATGGTGGGGCATCTCTTGCAGTCGCATAGCAAGCGTCCGTGTCTCTTGACATCGAAACTTGCGGCGGAATTTGCAGAAAACGGCTTGCGTGAAAATAACCGTGACGCCCTAAAGGATCCCTGCTGTAAGGAAGCGGAACGTACGGCGGAAAATCTTTTGCTGACCGAGGCCGAGGAATGCGAGATTATTTGTACGGGGCGTTTTGCCGAAAGGCGCTGCATTGAATTTTTCTCGGGTAAGTTCCATGTGCGTCCGGGCGTTATCGTGTCGCGGTTGCAGCAGCAGAAAAAGATTCCTGCAAGAAGTCCGTTGAATGCGCTCAAGGTCGCTGTATAATGTTGCCTTCTTCTGTCAAATTCATCTCTTGGCCCTTCGGCAGGCTCAGGGACCTTACATCCGACCCCTGATCCCTGAAACCTAATCACTAGCCACTAATCACTGTCTACTTTTCTATGAATAAAGCTGCTATTATCGTTGCCGTTTCGATGCTCCTGAGCCGTGTGCTCGGAATTTTCCGTGAAATGCTTTTGGCGCATGCCGCGGGTGTGTCGCTCGAGAAGAATGCCCTCGACCTTGCCTTCATGATTCCGGACATCCTGAATCACGTGGTGAGTACTGGGTTCCTCTCGATTATCTTTATCCCGATTTTCACCGGCTACAAGGTGGCAGGTGACGAACGTGGCGGCTGGAAGTTCTTCAGCAACGTGCTGAACACCTTCGGGATTGCGCTCCTGATTTTGGTGGTGCCTGCGTTTATTTGGATGAAGGAGCTTTTGCAGCTGTTGACTGTTGACGGGGCCACGCCGGAACTGATCGAGCGCGCCACTTACTATGGCCGCATTATCTTGCCGGGGCAGGTGTTCATTTTTGTCGGGAGCATTCTGGTTGCGGTGCAGCATACCCGCAAGCAGTTCCTGATTCCCTCGCTTACGGGCCTGATTTATAACGTGGCGATTGTGGGCGGTGGCGCTTTGGGACTTGCGCTCGAGAAGTTCACCGGCACGAGTTACGGCCTCGAGGGATTCGCCTGGGGCGTGCCGGTGGGCGCCTTTATCGGCTTCTTTGCCTTGCAGATTTTTGGCGCCCGGCGTGGCGGGGTGCATTACGAGCTTCTGGTGCAGCCGACTCACCCTGATATCGTCCGCTATTTCAAGATGATGCTCCCGATGTCCTTGGGTGTGGGCTCCATGTTCGGTCTCGAATTCATTATCCGTAGCTTTGGAGCGAATTTCGGTACGGGCGGCATTTCGAGCCTCAACTATGCCTACCGTGTGATGTACACGCTGGTGGCGGTCTTCGGATTTTCGGTGAGCGTTACGAGTTACCCCGACATGGCCCGCCTCGTTAAGGAAGGGGATTTTGGCCAGCTGAATCGCAAAATCTGGAAGAGCCTTTCCCGCATGTTCTGTATTCTGATTCCGGCAGTGGTCGCCGTATGGGCGCTCAGTTTCCCTGCCGTGCGTATCCTGTTTGAACGCGGAGCTTTTCAGCGCGAAACCACCGAGGCGATTTCCGAGATTCTCCGCTGGTACTTGCCCGTAAGCCTAGGCCTTTGCCTGCAGGCGGTGCTGGTGCGTAGTTTTTACGCCTGTGAACGCATGTGGGTACCGACGCTTCTCAATACCGGCATCTTTGCGGCGACGATTCCTGCCTACATTCTGCTCGGCGCTCCCGAGGTGGGGCTCGGCATCAAGAGCGTGCCGATTATCGGTGCGACGGGTGC
This window encodes:
- the murJ gene encoding murein biosynthesis integral membrane protein MurJ → MNKAAIIVAVSMLLSRVLGIFREMLLAHAAGVSLEKNALDLAFMIPDILNHVVSTGFLSIIFIPIFTGYKVAGDERGGWKFFSNVLNTFGIALLILVVPAFIWMKELLQLLTVDGATPELIERATYYGRIILPGQVFIFVGSILVAVQHTRKQFLIPSLTGLIYNVAIVGGGALGLALEKFTGTSYGLEGFAWGVPVGAFIGFFALQIFGARRGGVHYELLVQPTHPDIVRYFKMMLPMSLGVGSMFGLEFIIRSFGANFGTGGISSLNYAYRVMYTLVAVFGFSVSVTSYPDMARLVKEGDFGQLNRKIWKSLSRMFCILIPAVVAVWALSFPAVRILFERGAFQRETTEAISEILRWYLPVSLGLCLQAVLVRSFYACERMWVPTLLNTGIFAATIPAYILLGAPEVGLGIKSVPIIGATGAILQVISMIFMWAKKNGTDGMKDALLNMVRALVAFGIMIAVAVGLDRVSGDFVRNANFVVLVVYACAAGILLFTLTLIVQRYLGSKDAKDILNELLGKVLRKLHLKH